A genomic region of Sphaerochaeta sp. contains the following coding sequences:
- a CDS encoding ATP synthase subunit C codes for MTNCALRNKIRKMTGASVLMLLVSSALFAEGTQTAGTYNLAFVCFAAAIAFSIGALAAGMAIGKVGSAAMGAISERPEIASQALIFIALAEGLVVFGFITALMILAKI; via the coding sequence ATGACCAATTGTGCGTTGAGAAACAAAATCAGGAAAATGACGGGAGCTTCCGTCTTGATGCTGCTGGTCTCGAGCGCGTTGTTCGCCGAAGGGACGCAGACTGCCGGGACCTATAACTTGGCGTTCGTGTGCTTCGCCGCCGCCATCGCGTTCAGCATCGGAGCGCTCGCCGCCGGTATGGCAATCGGAAAAGTCGGTTCCGCCGCCATGGGTGCCATCAGCGAGCGACCCGAGATCGCCAGCCAGGCGTTGATCTTCATCGCCCTTGCCGAAGGTCTTGTCGTATTCGGATTCATCACCGCGTTGATGATTCTTGCCAAGATCTGA
- a CDS encoding V-type ATP synthase subunit B, with protein sequence MMTKRDTLLAQADRKLLSGREYRGASRIDGPLVYMRNTHPVGYGELVEVTSKDGKRRAGQVLDTSDDVVVVQVFEGTDGLDLPDTGMRFMGEPLTIGVSDQMLGRVMNGLGKSRDGAAIPHAADERDVNGEPINPTAREYPRDFIQTGISVIDGMTTLIQGQKLPIFSGNGLDHNQLAAQIARQAKVRGNAHDFCIVFAAMGVKYDVARFFIDSFESTGVLDNVALFLSLADDPSIERTITPKTALTLAEYLAFDLGKQVLVIMTDMTNYCESLREISTMRGEIPSRKGYPGYLYSNLSEIYERSGKIVGKSGSITQLPILSMPNDDISHPVPDLTGYITEGQIVFDRGMQARGIYPPINVLPSLSRLMKDGIGEGMTRADHPHLSNQLFASYSHVKDVQNLASVIGEEELTPLDHQYLEFGEFFEKKFVNQAFDEDRSIEQTLDLGWEALSKLPSEELQRLTDDEIAEHYKG encoded by the coding sequence ATGATGACAAAGCGTGATACCTTGCTCGCCCAGGCGGACCGGAAACTCCTTTCCGGTCGTGAATACCGGGGGGCGAGCCGTATCGACGGACCGCTGGTATACATGCGGAACACCCATCCCGTCGGGTATGGGGAGCTGGTCGAGGTGACCAGCAAGGACGGAAAACGCCGCGCCGGCCAGGTGCTTGACACCAGCGATGACGTGGTGGTCGTCCAGGTGTTCGAAGGGACGGATGGTCTTGATCTGCCGGACACCGGCATGCGGTTCATGGGAGAACCCCTTACCATCGGGGTCTCTGACCAGATGCTGGGACGCGTCATGAACGGACTGGGAAAGAGCCGTGATGGCGCCGCCATCCCCCACGCGGCGGATGAGCGGGATGTCAATGGAGAACCGATCAATCCAACGGCGCGTGAGTATCCGAGGGATTTCATCCAGACGGGTATTTCCGTCATTGATGGCATGACGACGTTGATCCAGGGCCAGAAGCTTCCGATCTTTTCCGGCAACGGACTTGACCACAACCAGCTGGCCGCCCAGATCGCCCGACAGGCGAAAGTAAGGGGCAACGCCCATGACTTCTGCATCGTCTTTGCGGCAATGGGTGTCAAGTACGACGTCGCCCGCTTCTTCATCGACAGTTTCGAATCAACCGGCGTATTGGACAATGTCGCGTTGTTCCTCTCGCTGGCCGATGACCCGTCCATCGAGCGAACCATTACGCCGAAGACAGCGTTGACGTTGGCCGAGTACCTTGCCTTTGACCTTGGCAAGCAGGTACTGGTCATCATGACGGATATGACCAACTACTGTGAGTCGCTTCGGGAGATTTCCACGATGCGTGGTGAGATTCCGTCACGGAAAGGGTATCCGGGATACTTGTACTCCAACCTTTCCGAAATCTACGAGCGTTCCGGCAAGATTGTCGGCAAGAGTGGATCCATCACCCAGTTGCCGATCCTGTCCATGCCGAACGATGACATCAGCCACCCGGTTCCTGACCTTACCGGGTACATCACGGAGGGACAGATCGTATTTGACCGTGGCATGCAGGCCCGTGGCATCTATCCGCCGATCAACGTGCTGCCCAGTCTGTCCCGTCTGATGAAGGATGGTATTGGAGAAGGAATGACCCGTGCGGATCATCCGCACCTGTCCAACCAGCTCTTCGCGTCCTACAGCCATGTGAAGGATGTGCAGAACCTGGCTAGCGTCATCGGTGAGGAAGAGCTGACGCCGCTGGATCATCAGTATCTGGAGTTCGGAGAATTCTTCGAGAAGAAGTTCGTCAACCAGGCGTTCGACGAGGATCGTAGCATCGAACAGACGCTGGATCTTGGCTGGGAAGCGCTTTCCAAGCTGCCCAGTGAGGAACTGCAACGGTTGACCGACGATGAAATCGCCGAGCATTACAAAGGGTAG
- a CDS encoding ATPase — MKLLTAVVLEQKSDAVVKALLEEGVMDFVHIDKLDPKQMEKLSTRPASVNRTALEDMRHRIEAMLRQGQLGLPSNESLHVKDVEKPDLDGYRELLDDITKQLSTLKDEQRHANQTLLGLGEMKRYIQEQKYIYLDLRVGRPTHGTMPDLSSKLSSFGAVIAQSKESTENWISLTMRRDSAQVTPLLDKFGWTETSNPELQKTALVDISSEIDRKMEEADKARKGIETQVNAIIKDKQADLDKAWCNLRLNELCDQIRSYFSYTRNTTLFSGWVPADKSEEVSKAIYSSSDGQCVIEWTKADAMPRNEVPVAVSSPKAMMPFAKMVSNYGTPEYGSVNPTPFVMVAYLAMFALMFADVGQGFVLLVFGLLMMLSYKKNPMKKDGMISRNISQLLVYLGGASIIGGALFGSYFGFTWLPALWFNYDAAVNGDPTGSSIKDVYGILGMTIKFGIAVIYTGLFINWTNLARKKAWLTLFLDKNGVVGGVLFGTGLYLAYGFAGNGYKSFPNAPWASPVITTCLILILVRGFLEYALSVKEGGAKKGGGQVVLDSVMAWLVDVLEIFCGYMSNTLSFMRVAGLGIAHVCLMISFRQLSEMVGGVGGLVIYVLGNLLVIVLEGLSAGIQSLRLNYYEFFSRYFTGKGIAYEPVGLYGSFGGK, encoded by the coding sequence ATGAAACTGCTCACCGCCGTTGTTCTGGAACAGAAGAGCGACGCCGTGGTAAAGGCATTGTTGGAAGAGGGGGTGATGGACTTTGTCCACATCGACAAGCTTGATCCCAAGCAGATGGAGAAACTCAGCACCAGGCCGGCTTCGGTGAACCGGACGGCGCTGGAGGATATGCGCCATCGGATCGAAGCGATGCTTCGCCAAGGACAATTGGGACTGCCTTCCAATGAATCGCTCCATGTCAAGGACGTGGAAAAACCGGATCTTGACGGATATCGCGAGTTGCTGGATGACATCACCAAACAGTTGTCCACCTTGAAGGATGAACAACGGCATGCCAACCAGACCCTGTTGGGGCTGGGCGAGATGAAACGGTACATCCAGGAACAGAAGTACATTTACCTTGACCTTCGTGTCGGGCGTCCCACCCATGGGACGATGCCGGATCTTTCCTCAAAGCTTTCCTCATTTGGCGCAGTGATCGCCCAATCCAAAGAAAGCACGGAAAACTGGATTTCGTTGACGATGCGCCGTGATTCAGCGCAGGTGACGCCACTGTTGGACAAATTCGGTTGGACGGAGACGAGTAATCCTGAACTGCAGAAAACCGCCTTGGTGGACATCAGCTCGGAGATTGACCGGAAGATGGAAGAGGCGGACAAAGCCCGCAAGGGGATTGAGACGCAGGTGAACGCCATCATCAAGGACAAGCAGGCTGATCTGGACAAAGCGTGGTGCAACCTTCGGTTGAACGAACTGTGCGACCAGATCCGCTCGTATTTCTCCTATACCCGGAACACGACGCTGTTCTCCGGATGGGTGCCCGCCGACAAGAGCGAGGAAGTCTCCAAGGCGATCTACTCCTCCAGTGACGGCCAGTGTGTCATCGAATGGACCAAAGCAGACGCCATGCCGCGCAACGAAGTGCCGGTTGCCGTCTCTTCTCCCAAGGCGATGATGCCGTTCGCCAAGATGGTCAGCAATTACGGGACGCCGGAGTACGGTTCGGTGAACCCGACGCCGTTCGTCATGGTCGCATACCTGGCCATGTTCGCCTTGATGTTCGCCGATGTCGGCCAGGGATTCGTCCTTTTGGTGTTCGGTCTGTTGATGATGCTTTCCTACAAAAAGAACCCGATGAAGAAAGACGGGATGATCAGCAGGAACATCTCCCAGCTTCTGGTGTATCTGGGTGGGGCGTCCATCATTGGTGGCGCGCTGTTCGGTTCTTACTTTGGATTTACCTGGCTTCCGGCGTTGTGGTTCAACTATGATGCGGCGGTCAATGGAGACCCGACGGGATCGTCCATCAAGGATGTGTACGGTATTTTGGGCATGACCATCAAGTTTGGTATCGCCGTCATCTATACCGGACTGTTCATCAACTGGACAAACCTGGCGCGAAAGAAAGCGTGGCTGACGTTGTTCCTGGACAAGAACGGAGTGGTTGGTGGGGTGCTGTTCGGCACCGGCCTGTACCTGGCGTACGGGTTTGCCGGAAACGGCTACAAGAGTTTCCCCAACGCGCCGTGGGCCAGCCCGGTGATCACCACTTGTCTGATTCTGATTCTGGTGCGCGGTTTCCTGGAATACGCCCTTTCCGTCAAGGAAGGCGGCGCGAAGAAGGGTGGAGGCCAGGTCGTGCTGGATTCGGTCATGGCGTGGCTGGTCGACGTGCTTGAAATTTTCTGCGGGTACATGTCCAATACGTTGTCCTTCATGCGTGTGGCCGGCCTCGGCATCGCGCATGTCTGCCTGATGATCAGCTTCCGCCAGCTTTCCGAAATGGTTGGCGGTGTAGGCGGACTGGTGATTTATGTGTTGGGGAACCTGCTGGTTATCGTATTGGAAGGGTTGAGCGCTGGTATTCAGTCGCTCAGGCTCAACTACTACGAATTCTTCAGTCGTTATTTCACCGGCAAAGGGATTGCGTACGAACCGGTTGGTCTGTACGGCTCTTTCGGTGGGAAATAA
- a CDS encoding V-type ATP synthase subunit F produces MQYFVIGDQDTVLGFSLVGVFGMQATNPDEAKAAWSKALADKENGIIIITEDVADMIRSTVDRYLFAESFPLVVEIPAARGDGKQRDLRALVNQAIGVSL; encoded by the coding sequence ATGCAGTATTTCGTCATCGGCGACCAGGATACCGTGCTGGGCTTCTCCCTGGTAGGGGTGTTCGGCATGCAGGCAACCAATCCTGACGAAGCCAAAGCGGCCTGGTCCAAAGCTTTGGCGGACAAGGAGAATGGGATCATCATCATCACGGAGGACGTGGCCGATATGATCAGGTCCACCGTGGATCGGTATCTGTTCGCTGAGTCATTTCCGCTCGTGGTGGAGATACCCGCCGCCAGAGGTGATGGAAAACAACGGGATTTGCGAGCACTGGTCAACCAAGCGATCGGCGTTTCGCTGTAG
- a CDS encoding universal stress protein: protein MGVPFKTIVVYVDGSEGALSAIMYAILLAKQNEAHLIAASVVNTKALGELVRAGIFVDVEREEYQRDLQSDADRYLRHAERLAKQKDVPIETVKREGTVNVEMMNLLKERHADLFVLGGVSDVRSRREELASETDRMMRVAPCPVLVVRDDEDIWEAFESQGA from the coding sequence ATGGGAGTGCCGTTTAAGACGATTGTCGTGTATGTGGATGGTTCCGAGGGAGCCCTTTCCGCCATCATGTACGCGATTCTGCTCGCCAAACAGAACGAGGCCCATTTGATCGCCGCTTCGGTGGTCAACACCAAGGCGTTGGGGGAACTGGTCCGCGCCGGCATCTTCGTGGATGTCGAGCGGGAGGAATACCAACGGGATCTGCAAAGTGACGCCGACCGTTATCTGCGTCACGCCGAGCGTCTGGCGAAACAGAAGGATGTGCCGATTGAAACGGTCAAGCGGGAAGGAACGGTCAACGTGGAGATGATGAATCTGCTGAAGGAACGCCATGCCGACCTGTTTGTGCTGGGTGGCGTATCCGATGTCCGGAGCCGACGTGAGGAACTTGCCTCGGAAACAGATCGTATGATGCGTGTCGCACCTTGTCCGGTACTGGTGGTTCGTGATGATGAGGATATTTGGGAGGCTTTTGAAAGCCAAGGAGCGTGA
- a CDS encoding V-type proton ATPase subunit E yields MEKADNLLLDGIVQEAQKKADAIRSQTAKQIADIQAEAEKKQEQMLADEDAQAALKLKQVQLRLEANMASAKRRSALKRIDDNYQVVMERVEKKFSDFARSEAFKPYLAQWIAEAAVGLDLKEAKVAFSPLCPVDQKLLDQAMALVKQFTGSDVHLVLDSRPIRGIGVVLSSMDDKVSYNNQVDIRLRRFDRDIRTLVQEHTWKAE; encoded by the coding sequence ATGGAAAAAGCTGATAATCTGCTCCTTGATGGCATTGTGCAAGAGGCGCAGAAGAAAGCGGATGCGATCCGCAGCCAAACGGCCAAGCAGATCGCGGACATCCAGGCAGAAGCTGAGAAGAAGCAGGAGCAGATGCTCGCTGATGAGGATGCCCAGGCTGCGTTGAAGCTGAAACAGGTGCAACTTCGTCTGGAAGCCAACATGGCATCGGCGAAGCGGCGCAGCGCGCTGAAACGGATCGACGACAACTATCAGGTGGTCATGGAGCGGGTCGAGAAAAAATTCTCAGACTTCGCCCGGAGCGAGGCGTTCAAACCATACCTTGCCCAGTGGATCGCTGAAGCCGCCGTCGGCCTTGACCTGAAGGAGGCGAAAGTCGCCTTCAGTCCGCTTTGCCCCGTTGACCAGAAGTTGCTGGACCAGGCGATGGCGCTGGTGAAGCAGTTCACTGGTTCCGACGTGCATCTTGTGTTGGACAGCCGGCCGATCCGTGGGATCGGTGTGGTGCTTTCCAGCATGGATGACAAGGTTTCGTATAATAATCAGGTCGATATCCGGCTCCGCAGATTCGACAGGGACATCAGGACATTGGTGCAGGAACATACATGGAAGGCAGAATAG
- a CDS encoding PTS sugar transporter subunit IIA → MNIADVIDKDLIKVPLESTDKLGIITELVDVLAKAKKYTPEQRKTVLDAVLKREELGSTGIGKGICIPHAKTTSVKAIRLVIGISRIPIDFGSPDGEKSRMFFLVLAPEDAASAHVELLASIARTCSSPLFRRLLEQAKQPDEVYRLFMD, encoded by the coding sequence ATGAATATTGCTGATGTGATTGACAAAGATTTGATCAAAGTGCCTTTGGAATCCACCGACAAGTTGGGGATCATCACAGAGCTTGTCGACGTGCTTGCGAAAGCCAAGAAATACACCCCAGAGCAACGGAAGACGGTGCTGGATGCCGTGTTGAAACGGGAAGAGCTGGGGTCCACCGGAATCGGAAAAGGGATTTGCATCCCCCATGCCAAGACGACATCCGTCAAGGCGATCCGTCTGGTCATTGGCATCTCCCGAATTCCCATCGATTTCGGTAGTCCGGATGGTGAGAAGAGCAGGATGTTCTTCCTGGTTCTGGCACCTGAGGATGCCGCCTCGGCCCATGTCGAGTTGCTGGCGTCCATCGCGCGCACCTGCTCCTCCCCGTTGTTCCGCCGTTTGCTTGAGCAGGCCAAACAACCTGATGAGGTCTACCGCTTGTTCATGGATTAA
- a CDS encoding lactate utilization protein → MDANTSRVLDLRIESTIKALEKNHMRGEYLPKKEDVVPRLKELIAPGASCAVGGSQSLSECGVLELLRNGAYTFYDRYAPGLDQTGVRKVFLQSFDADVYLASANAVTEHGELYCVDNTGNRVAAMLYGPKQVILIVSTDKIVPDLAAAVVRVKRLAGPANAIRLKRNTFCTSAGHCMRDVCDDHHLMALPAGACPETVCSDAVVFSNQRTDGRIRVLFVGQSIGY, encoded by the coding sequence ATGGACGCGAACACGTCGCGGGTGTTGGATCTCCGCATTGAATCGACCATCAAGGCATTGGAGAAAAACCATATGCGCGGGGAATATCTCCCCAAAAAGGAAGATGTCGTTCCCCGACTGAAGGAGTTGATCGCCCCTGGCGCTTCCTGCGCCGTCGGTGGTTCGCAGTCACTCTCGGAATGCGGGGTTCTGGAGTTGCTTCGAAATGGTGCCTATACGTTCTACGACCGGTACGCGCCAGGATTGGATCAGACAGGGGTACGAAAAGTCTTTCTGCAAAGCTTTGACGCTGATGTGTATCTTGCCAGCGCCAATGCCGTCACGGAACATGGGGAACTGTACTGCGTGGACAACACGGGAAACCGGGTCGCCGCCATGCTGTACGGACCGAAACAGGTCATTCTGATCGTCTCGACGGACAAAATCGTCCCGGATCTTGCGGCTGCCGTTGTCAGGGTAAAGCGTTTGGCGGGTCCCGCAAACGCCATCCGACTGAAGCGGAATACGTTCTGCACCTCCGCGGGGCACTGCATGCGCGATGTGTGTGATGACCACCATCTGATGGCCCTCCCCGCTGGCGCGTGCCCCGAAACGGTCTGCAGCGATGCCGTGGTGTTCTCCAACCAGAGGACGGACGGCCGCATCAGGGTGTTGTTTGTCGGTCAATCCATTGGATATTGA
- a CDS encoding V-type ATP synthase subunit D, with translation MTMAPTRSNLLKLTDDLKFAQLGHELLDQKRSILVVELLTLVDQAVDYQNRVQEALVQANESLSKSIMHMGRLKVANLSGAVNIDYSIEMGSRKVMGVRLPKVETSFTDHSPYFSSEGTSIISELTIAKFRQALELMGRLAELKVSIMRLAREVKKTIRKVNALEKIVIPNEHEMIVFMRGRIEEQERENFILMKVVKDRMEKAKMTADPARKLLVAHVVQDTQGGSHHGSAV, from the coding sequence ATGACGATGGCTCCGACACGGAGCAACCTGCTGAAACTGACCGACGACCTGAAGTTCGCCCAGCTGGGGCATGAACTGCTCGACCAGAAGCGTTCCATCCTCGTGGTGGAGCTTCTCACGCTGGTCGACCAGGCAGTCGATTATCAAAACAGGGTGCAGGAAGCGTTGGTGCAAGCCAATGAAAGCCTGTCCAAATCGATCATGCACATGGGACGTCTGAAAGTCGCCAACCTGTCTGGAGCGGTCAACATCGATTATTCCATCGAGATGGGATCGCGGAAGGTGATGGGTGTGCGGCTTCCCAAGGTGGAGACATCCTTCACTGACCACAGTCCGTACTTTTCCAGTGAAGGAACCTCGATCATCAGTGAACTGACCATCGCCAAGTTCCGGCAAGCGCTGGAACTGATGGGGCGTTTGGCTGAGTTGAAGGTTTCCATCATGCGTCTTGCCCGGGAAGTGAAGAAGACGATCCGAAAGGTCAACGCGTTGGAGAAGATTGTCATCCCCAATGAACATGAGATGATCGTCTTCATGCGTGGCCGCATTGAGGAACAGGAACGGGAGAACTTCATCCTGATGAAAGTGGTGAAGGACCGGATGGAGAAAGCGAAAATGACTGCAGATCCCGCGAGGAAGCTGCTTGTCGCTCATGTTGTCCAGGATACGCAAGGAGGATCTCATCATGGGAGTGCCGTTTAA
- a CDS encoding V-type ATP synthase subunit A, with the protein MEGRIVGKVKRVNGPVITLKDVTDAQMMEMVRIGEQQLVGEVVKLYDDMATVQVYEDATGICPGDNVYGSGASLSAELGPGLIGTIYDGIQRPLERLMEASGAFIGKGMTFPAINHEKKWHFVPSVKMGDALKGGMVVGSVQETERVNHKIMVPPETAEGTVVKIADEGDYTVDEPVCVLALTGGMETTITMSQKWPIRIPRPVSERLPLKRPLITGLRVIDTLFPLAKGGTVAIPGGFGTGKTMTQHSIAQWCDADIIVYVGCGERGNEMTDVLREFPQLVDPRTGRSLMERTILIANTSNMPVSAREASIYTGVTMAEYYRDMGYQVAIMADSTSRWAEALRELSGRMEEMPAEEGFPAYLPTRIAQFYERAGYMKTLCGQEGSVSIIGAVSPPGGDFSEPVTQHTKRFVRCFWGLDRSLAAARHYPAISWLDSYSEYLPDVKDWWNAHSDGLWSKNRQEIMDLLQREVRLQQIVKLVGPDALPDSQNFILEVCSLFKTAFLQQNAFDQIDRYCTIEKQMKMLSIILEYYHKGSEAIAKGVPMVKLRRLSVVQDMAKMRLSISNDDAGEIDRLQLKLDRFIEQLGGVYDDKA; encoded by the coding sequence ATGGAAGGCAGAATAGTAGGTAAGGTCAAGCGGGTCAACGGCCCTGTCATCACGCTGAAGGATGTAACCGACGCGCAGATGATGGAGATGGTCCGTATTGGCGAACAACAATTGGTCGGAGAGGTCGTCAAGCTGTACGATGATATGGCGACGGTGCAGGTGTACGAGGACGCTACCGGAATTTGTCCGGGAGACAACGTCTACGGAAGCGGCGCCAGCCTTTCGGCGGAGCTCGGCCCCGGCTTGATCGGCACCATTTATGACGGAATCCAGCGTCCGCTGGAACGCCTGATGGAAGCCAGCGGCGCGTTCATCGGCAAGGGCATGACGTTCCCTGCCATCAATCATGAGAAGAAATGGCATTTCGTGCCGTCGGTGAAGATGGGGGATGCACTCAAGGGTGGCATGGTGGTCGGTTCCGTTCAGGAAACCGAGCGTGTCAACCACAAGATCATGGTCCCTCCCGAGACGGCGGAAGGCACCGTGGTGAAGATCGCCGATGAAGGGGATTACACGGTGGACGAACCGGTCTGCGTGTTGGCGCTGACCGGTGGGATGGAAACCACCATCACGATGAGCCAGAAGTGGCCGATTCGTATCCCGCGTCCTGTTTCCGAGCGGCTTCCGTTGAAGCGCCCGTTGATCACCGGGCTTCGTGTCATTGACACGTTGTTCCCGCTGGCCAAGGGTGGCACGGTCGCCATCCCCGGTGGATTCGGTACGGGAAAGACGATGACCCAGCATTCCATCGCACAGTGGTGCGACGCCGACATCATCGTCTATGTTGGCTGCGGAGAACGTGGCAACGAGATGACCGATGTTCTAAGGGAATTCCCCCAGTTGGTCGATCCCCGTACCGGTCGTTCCTTGATGGAGCGTACCATTTTGATCGCCAATACCTCCAACATGCCGGTATCCGCCCGTGAGGCGTCCATTTATACCGGCGTCACCATGGCGGAGTATTACCGTGACATGGGCTACCAGGTGGCCATCATGGCAGACTCCACCAGCCGTTGGGCTGAGGCGCTTCGTGAGCTTTCCGGACGTATGGAAGAGATGCCGGCGGAGGAAGGATTCCCCGCCTATCTGCCTACCCGTATCGCCCAGTTCTACGAACGTGCAGGATACATGAAGACACTTTGCGGCCAGGAAGGTTCCGTCTCCATCATTGGAGCCGTTTCCCCTCCGGGAGGCGACTTCTCCGAACCGGTCACCCAGCATACCAAGCGGTTTGTCCGTTGTTTCTGGGGCTTGGATCGTTCCTTGGCGGCGGCGCGGCACTATCCGGCCATCAGCTGGCTGGACAGTTACAGCGAGTATCTCCCCGATGTAAAGGATTGGTGGAATGCCCATTCGGATGGTCTGTGGTCGAAGAACCGTCAGGAAATCATGGATCTCCTGCAACGGGAAGTCCGTTTGCAACAGATCGTCAAACTGGTAGGACCGGATGCGTTGCCTGACAGTCAGAACTTCATTCTGGAAGTGTGCTCCCTGTTCAAGACGGCGTTCCTCCAGCAGAACGCGTTCGACCAGATCGATCGGTACTGCACCATTGAGAAACAGATGAAGATGCTCTCCATCATCCTTGAGTATTACCACAAGGGCAGCGAAGCGATCGCCAAAGGCGTACCGATGGTCAAACTCCGCAGGCTCTCCGTGGTACAGGACATGGCCAAGATGCGCCTGTCCATCTCCAACGATGATGCAGGAGAGATCGATCGGCTGCAGTTGAAGCTCGACCGCTTCATCGAGCAGTTGGGAGGTGTGTATGATGACAAAGCGTGA
- a CDS encoding iron-containing alcohol dehydrogenase has translation MVHDFTYYTPTKVVFGKDATEKVGLLAKEFGAKKVLVHFGSHHAKKSGLIDRVEKLLAKEGIDYVELGGVVPNPRLSKIHEGLELCRKEHVDFLLAVGGGSVIDSCKAIGYGLANGGEPWDFYCGKRVPAACAPIGAVLTISAAGSEMSDSSVVTNEEGMLKRGCNSDTCRCKFAIEDPLLTLTLPQYQTMCGCTDIMMHTMERYFVHDSMHLTDEIAMGLLRTVRDAALVLKDHPDDYDARANVMFASSLSHNGLTAAGNENKGDWACHQLEHEVGGMFDVAHGAGLAAVWPSWARFVSPEDPQRFISFGEGLFGLKPTGNAAADVEATVKAMESFYRSIGMPTNLKELGVTPTEAQIDELAVKCTFFGKRTIGNFKKLGKEEIKHIYEMAK, from the coding sequence ATGGTGCATGATTTTACGTATTACACACCCACCAAAGTGGTGTTCGGGAAAGACGCGACCGAAAAGGTCGGTCTTCTGGCAAAAGAATTCGGCGCGAAGAAAGTGCTGGTCCATTTCGGTTCGCATCACGCGAAGAAAAGCGGTTTGATCGATCGTGTGGAGAAGCTTCTTGCAAAGGAAGGAATCGACTACGTCGAACTTGGCGGTGTCGTTCCTAATCCCCGGTTGAGCAAAATTCATGAAGGATTGGAACTGTGCCGCAAGGAACATGTGGATTTCCTGTTGGCCGTTGGTGGTGGTTCGGTGATCGACAGCTGCAAGGCGATCGGGTACGGTCTTGCCAACGGAGGCGAGCCGTGGGACTTCTACTGTGGCAAACGGGTTCCCGCCGCATGCGCACCGATCGGCGCCGTGCTGACCATTTCCGCAGCCGGATCAGAAATGAGTGATTCCAGCGTGGTGACCAACGAGGAAGGCATGCTGAAGCGTGGATGCAACAGCGACACCTGCCGGTGCAAGTTTGCCATCGAGGATCCGCTCCTTACCTTGACACTGCCTCAATACCAGACGATGTGCGGGTGCACCGACATCATGATGCATACGATGGAGCGGTATTTCGTCCACGACTCGATGCATCTGACCGATGAGATCGCCATGGGGTTGCTCCGCACCGTCCGGGATGCCGCGTTGGTGCTGAAGGATCATCCGGACGATTATGACGCCCGGGCCAATGTGATGTTCGCCTCTTCCCTGTCGCACAACGGACTGACCGCCGCCGGCAATGAGAACAAAGGCGACTGGGCCTGCCATCAGCTTGAGCATGAGGTGGGAGGCATGTTTGATGTCGCCCATGGCGCGGGGCTCGCAGCCGTCTGGCCTTCCTGGGCACGGTTCGTCTCTCCTGAGGATCCACAACGCTTCATCTCCTTTGGTGAGGGTCTGTTCGGTCTGAAACCGACAGGCAACGCTGCCGCGGATGTGGAAGCGACCGTCAAGGCGATGGAATCCTTCTACCGTTCCATCGGCATGCCGACCAACCTGAAGGAGTTGGGCGTCACTCCGACCGAAGCGCAGATCGATGAACTGGCCGTGAAATGCACCTTCTTCGGAAAGCGTACCATCGGCAACTTCAAGAAACTGGGCAAAGAAGAGATCAAGCACATCTACGAGATGGCGAAATAA